In a genomic window of Rhododendron vialii isolate Sample 1 chromosome 12a, ASM3025357v1:
- the LOC131309996 gene encoding uncharacterized protein LOC131309996 gives MNSTTPKSTPLVTKCFLLSLLLSLTIFLSFSILSHQNQNPNATNPLPHKQPPSSSSDLRIRPGYTSYESYIQRQLNKTLNPKLRKVWTTRDWTRKINVFATFYADLKHENLISANSKALCIGARVGQEVEALKRVGVSDSIGIDLVPYPPLVIRGDFHHQPFDNDTFDFEFSNVFDHALYPEKFVGEIERTLKPGGICVLHVALSRRADKYSANDLYSVGPLKALFRRSELVRVRTVDGFGLDTEVVFRKKKAVL, from the coding sequence ATGAATAGCACCACCCCCAAATCAACGCCCCTCGTAACCAAAtgcttcctcctctctctcctcctctctctcaccatcTTCCTCTCCTTCTCCATCCTATcccaccaaaaccaaaatccaaacgCCACAAACCCACTCCCCCACAAACAAcccccttcctcctcctccgacCTCCGGATCCGACCCGGCTACACCTCCTACGAATCCTACATCCAGCGCCAGCTCAACAAGACCCTCAATCCCAAGCTCCGAAAGGTATGGACCACCCGGGACTGGACCCGGAAAATCAACGTCTTCGCCACCTTCTACGCCGACCTCAAACACGAAAACCTCATCTCCGCCAACTCCAAGGCCCTCTGCATCGGTGCCCGGGTCGGGCAGGAGGTGGAGGCGTTAAAACGGGTCGGAGTCTCCGACTCGATCGGGATCGACCTGGTCCCGTACCCGCCCCTCGTTATCCGGGGCGACTTCCATCACCAACCGTTCGACAACGACACGTTCGACTTCGAATTCTCGAACGTGTTCGACCACGCGCTGTACCCGGAGAAGTTCGTTGGCGAGATCGAACGGACGTTGAAGCCCGGCGGGATCTGCGTGTTGCACGTGGCGCTGTCTAGACGGGCCGATAAGTACTCCGCGAATGACTTGTATAGTGTTGGGCCGTTGAAGGCGTTGTTTCGACGGTCGGAGTTGGTTCGGGTTCGGACCGTTGATGGGTTCGGGTTGGATACCGAAGTGGTGTTTCGGAAAAAGAAAGCGGTACTATAG
- the LOC131309536 gene encoding uncharacterized protein LOC131309536, producing MSNYTKLDFAVLDISGRNYLSWILDVEIHLDAMELGKSITDGNDASSKDRAKSMIFIRHHPHEDLKSEYLTVKDSLSLWNNLKERYGHQKVVIYRWLNLRLQDYKSVSEYNSTLFKIQQYRERGFEKYSDLISCLLVAEQNNELLLRNHEFRPTGALPFLEANRVSFPSNGQGRGRGYRHGRGSHNHQVRGEYIQKSSKNSEYPQKWNKWNRSEVSKENGKKVMNKPSKNSEDSWYRCDGKGHWSRTCHTPKHLIELYQVSLKEKGKEIETNFIDQISQNQSVDPFEPIDIPSFDISEYLAGPSGTKDDFFGDGGDYSEWSQE from the exons ATGTCGAACTACACAAAATTGGATTTCGCTGTACTAGACATTTCTGGAAGGAATTATTTGTCATGGATACTTGATGTGGAAATCCATCTCGATGCTATGGAACTTGGAAAATCAATTACCGATGGTAACGACGCATCCTCGAAGGATCGTGCAAAATCCATGATCTTCATTCGGCACCATCCCCATGAGGACCTGAAGTCTGAATACCTTACAGTGAAAGACTCATTAAGTTTGTGGAATAATCTGAAGGAAAGGTATGGGCACCAGAAGGTTGTAATCTATCGCTGGTTGAATCTACGGCTGCAAGATTATAAATCTGTTAGTGAGTATAACTCTACTCTGTTCAAGAta CAGCAATACAGAGAGCGTGGGTTTGAGAAATACTCAGATTTAATCTCTTGTCTTCTAGTCGCTGAACAAAACAATGAGCTATTACTGAGAAATCACGAGTTTCGTCCAACTGGTGCTCTACCATTCCTTGAAGCGAATAGAGTCTCTTTTCCGAGTAATGGacaaggtcgtggtcgtggaTATAGACATGGTCGGGGTAGCCATAACCACCAAGTTCGTGGAGAATATATTCagaaatcaagcaaaaattCGGAGTATCCCCAGAAGTGGAATAAGTGGAATAGGTCAGAAGTGTCCAAAGAAAATGGCAAAAAGGTGATGAATAAACCCTCTAAGAACTCTGAGGATTCTTGGTACAGGTGCGATGGGAAGGGTCATTGGTCGCGTACCTGTCATACGCCAAAGCATTTGATTGAGCTTTACCAAGTATCgcttaaagaaaaaggaaaagaaattgaaacaaactTTATCGATCAAATTAGTCAGAACCAATCTGTTGACCCTTTTGAACCCATTGACATTCCGTCTTTCGACATTTCTGAGTACCTTGCAGGACCAAGTGGAACCAAAGATGATTTCTTTGGTGATGGAGGTGACTATTCTGAATGGTCTCAAGAATAA